From a single Bemisia tabaci chromosome 10, PGI_BMITA_v3 genomic region:
- the gny gene encoding dolichyl pyrophosphate Man9GlcNAc2 alpha-1,3-glucosyltransferase: MESIISSAKYLIILIGILLRWCTSLHPHSGQNKPPLFGDYEAQRHWMEITTNLPVGEWYHNTTRNDLLYWGLDYPPLTAYHMWLCGVISSILYPQSVELFSSRGYESYGHKIFMRSTVLISDLLIFFPAMYYYFLVINSSKNNVRGHNQSLLGILIALTFPGLIIVDYGHFQYNCVSLGLMTAAVAAVFKGSYKFACVLFALALNYKQMELYHALPFFFYLLGLIFKKYQKTRSIFGVALSFMTFAAMVLSTFLIVWFPFIFDASQVSQILHRVFPIYRGVFEDKVANFWCFFNVFYKLRAHCSNETIAQICLVTTAAAVLPSCFNLFIKPTLHKFKLSLIIVSLGFFLFSYHVHEKSILLVSVPVILHFLKDPFPCFWFLTVSTLSLSHLVVKDNLIIAFVALTGLFILISLSSMRKFSSINLASKSSSKSSGFLRGSIKKTHLFFLSVVGYFYLFVGLVSIEPPQRYPDIFPLLLAVYSFVHFASFFVYFYSQQFSTAEAKKEQ; this comes from the coding sequence atgGAAAGCATCATCAGTAGCGCCAAGTACTTGATAATATTGATTGGGATACTTTTACGCTGGTGCACATCTCTCCACCCTCACTCTGGCCAAAATAAACCACCTCTTTTTGGTGACTATGAAGCCCAACGACACTGGATGGAAATCACTACTAACTTGCCTGTCGGGGAATGGTACCACAACACCACACGAAACGACTTGTTGTACTGGGGGCTGGACTATCCTCCTCTGACAGCATACCACATGTGGCTGTGTGGTGTAATCTCTAGTATCCTTTATCCCCAGTCCGTAGAGCTCTTCTCGTCTCGCGGCTATGAAAGCTACGGCCATAAAATCTTCATGAGGTCAACTGTTTTGATCTCTGACTTACTTATATTCTTCCCGGCAATGTACTACTATTTTCTTGTAATCAATTCATCCAAAAATAATGTCCGGGGTCATAACCAGTCTCTGTTAGGTATATTGATAGCACTTACTTTTCCAGGGTTGATCATCGTTGACTACGGACATTTTCAGTACAACTGCGTATCTTTAGGATTAATGACAGCTGCTGTTGCAGCAGTCTTTAAAGGGTCATACAAGTTTGCGTGCGTTCTTTTTGCCTTGGCGTTGAATTACAAGCAAATGGAACTATATCATGCTttgccttttttcttttatcttctCGGActgattttcaaaaagtatcaAAAAACTAGAAGCATTTTCGGTGTGGCTTTGTCCTTTATGACATTTGCAGCCATGGTTCTCTCAACCTTCCTTATTGTCTGGTTCCCCTTCATCTTTGATGCAAGCCAAGTGTCTCAAATTTTGCATCGAGTTTTCCCTATCTACCGCGGTGTCTTCGAAGATAAAGTGGCCAACTTTTGGTGCTTTTTCAATGTATTCTATAAACTACGTGCTCATTGTTCCAACGAAACAATTGCACAAATCTGCTTAGTTACAACTGCAGCAGCAGTCCTACCgtcttgttttaatttattcatcAAGCCAACACTGCACAAATTTAAATTATCACTGATTATTGTATCTCTAGGGTTTTTCCTCTTCTCCTATCATGTCCATGAAAAAAGCATTTTACTTGTTTCAGTGCCTGTCATTCTACACTTTTTGAAAGACCCGTTTCCTTGTTTTTGGTTTTTGACAGTTTCGACGCTAAGTCTTTCCCATTTGGTAGTCAAAGACAATTTAATCATTGCATTTGTAGCGTTGACTGGCCTTTTCATACTTATTAGTTTATCGTCGAtgagaaaattttcatcaattaatttaGCATCCAAAAGCTCATCAAAAAGCTCAGGTTTTTTGCGGGGCTCTataaaaaaaacgcatttgttttttctctcagttGTTGGATACTTTTACCTGTTCGTAGGACTGGTCTCAATAGAGCCCCCACAAAGGTATCCGGATATATTCCCGCTATTACTTGCTGTCTATTCTTTCGTCCATTTTGcctctttttttgtttatttttactctCAACAATTCTCTACAGCTGAAGCAAAAAAGGAACAGTAA
- the LOC109039077 gene encoding uncharacterized protein, which yields MTEIEQKVRTKLNAELQPTYLELNDISDGCGSKFQAVIVSEKFVGKSRIDRQRLVYTIIADEMKQIHAFSQRTLTPEEWEKEKK from the exons ATGACCGAAATAGAACAGAAAGTTAGGACCAAACTAAACGCAGAACTGCAACCCACCTACCTG GAGCTTAACGATATCTCTGACGGATGTGGTTCCAAATTCCAAGCAGTTATTGTTTCCGAGAAATTTGTAGGGAAAAGCAGAATAGATAGACAGAG acttGTATACACCATAATTGCTGATGAGATGAAACAAATTCATGCTTTCTCCCAGCGAACCTTAACTCCAGAAGaatgggaaaaagaaaaaaagtga
- the Mvk gene encoding mevalonate kinase: MADSNNKINFCTSSPGKIILFGEHSVVYGKLAVAASISNRTTATFKEVEGDVFTLNLPKLGYCETFELANLQSKLDENIPLKKKISKQQTDLGTVGLVDIDALLELSGKDVNFNASVEQSDAIRKALHAFFFLFRGILGTTLVNVPPSTLEIDSELELGAGTGSSASFCVTLAAAFIQLLKQRTPPGYRVSKHEYRNFTFDGSLESFSEKEKIIISCWALHGEKINHGKPSGLDNSVCTHGAILQMNVRGFLKHEGGFQCMDLNIKLSVLLINSGVSRDTKSLVSKVRSLKARHEGVINLILNSMEGIAEKGVLTLQKLSDLEKAKASDKDIRSLYTVLEELFDLNHGLLSTLQVSHEKLEHIRAITAGFGLHTKLTGAGGGGYAIALIPPDYPVNVLPECINQLEANNYQTRQIYLGGEGVNVKQLS, translated from the exons ATGGCAGACTCTAACAATAAGATCAATTTCTGTACGTCTTCTCCAGGAAAAATAATCCTATTTGGTGAACACAGCGTTGTTTATGGTAAACTAGCCGTTGCTGCCAGTATCAGTAATCGTACAACGGCAACATTCAAAGAGGTCGAGGGTGATGTTTTCACTCTTAATCTGCCCAAATTAGGGTACTGTGAAACTTTTGAATTAGCTAATTTGCAAAGTAAGCTTGATGAGAATATccctttgaaaaagaaaatatccaaGCAGCAAACCGATCTAGGTACAGTAGGTCTAGTGGACATTGATGCGCTTCTTGAGCTCTCAGGGAAAGACGTCAATTTCAATGCTTCAGTTGAACAATCTGATGCTATTAGGAAAGCACTGCAtgcctttttctttttatttcggGGCATCTTGGGAACAACGCTCGTAAATGTACCTCCCAGCACACTAGAAATTGACTCGGAGTTGGAGCTCGGGGCAGGAACCGGCAGCTCTGCATCGTTTTGCGTCACTTTGGCCGCAGCTTTCATCCAGCTTTTGAAGCAGAGAACTCCCCCTGGTTATAGAGTTTCGAAGCATGAATATCGGAATTTTACATTCGATGGCAGCTTGGAGAGCTTTTCTGAAAAG GAAAAAATCATTATAAGCTGTTGGGCACTTCatggtgaaaaaataaatcacggAAAGCCATCAGGACTGGACAATTCTGTCTGCACTCATGGGGCTATACTCCAGATGAACGTACGAGGGTTTTTGAAGCATGAGGGTGGTTTCCAGTGTATGGACCTCAATATTAAGCTGAGTGTGCTTCTTATCAACTCAG GTGTTTCAAGGGATACGAAGTCATTGGTCTCGAAAGTGCGATCTCTGAAGGCAAGGCATGAAGGTGTGATAAATTTAATTCTAAACAGTATGGAAGGAATCGCGGAGAAGGGTGTTTTGACTCTCCAGAAATTATCAGATCTCGAAAAAGCCAAAGCCTCTGATAAAGACATCCGTAGCTTATACACAGTTCTCGAG GAGCTGTTTGACCTAAATCACGGACTTCTATCAACTTTACAAGTTTCTCATGAGAAACTAGAACACATTCGAGCCATCACCGCTGGGTTTGGTCTTCATACAAAGCTAACGGGCGCCGGAGGTGGAGGTTATGCCATTGCTCTCATCCCACCGGATTATCCTGTAAATGTACTACCCGAGTGCATCAACCAGCTTGAAGCCAACAACTACCAAACTAGGCAAATTTACTTAGGAGGAGAAGGTGTAAACGTGAAACAATTGAGCTAG